The following is a genomic window from Neodiprion lecontei isolate iyNeoLeco1 chromosome 4, iyNeoLeco1.1, whole genome shotgun sequence.
CGACGCATTTCATGCAGACCATGAAAACAGTAATGATATAAGATTTATCTACGCCAGTAGGTATGTAATCGCGGGGGTGTGCCAACCGGATGTGGAGCGATATAAGCGGTCCAAGTGAAGAGCATTGCATTTTACGATGGTCGTTAAACGATCGACTATCCCGAGGCCCACATTAACTTGAACTGAAACGTCCCCTGCAGGGTTATCGGTGTAATATACTATACATGTACACGACTTGGCACCTATAACGAAATTGATGCTTATGACCAAATTCTCTAAAAGCTGTATAAATCTTATTATTCTAAAACCAATCTCTTGTGGCTTGGTCAAATGTCATTATAGATGCTAGAGTAAAGTTCATATTATTTCGCTCGTTGGCTTGGTAGATGAAATTCATCGAAGGCTGGCAtgtttatacattatataattagtgaaaatttttgtgaagtaATATTGTAGGATATTAATAGCATATGAGGCAGGGAGTTGTTGGTCATTGCCTTCTGCTAAATGAGTTGATAATTAGGTGCAGCATTCATCCGCTTATATTACTTTGGTATGCCATTATACGTCATCAATCTTGAATAACTATCATTCATTGTTCCCTCCATTAGAAAATGGTGTCATTTCGATCTGAATTCAGTATAAGTTAATTATGGAGACCAAATATGATTGGAATTCTGAGAATGATGAATATAGTAATTATGGTTTGTGTTACGTAATGCAGTGATCCGTGAACTAATTGACTTAGGTACTCATCATTCGATGCAACCGCATACTTGAAATCGATGCCGACCAACTGGGGGTTCTCCGAATCTGATTCCCCGAAATACGTAGAAGCCCTTGCCCTCGTCCCGAGTTCCATAAATCCGGGCATCTCGCTCGTTTCTGCTGACAAATACGACGGGATCATCTTCTGGTGGCTGAGCAGCTTCGATCCCTCCGACAATTCGTTTTCGCCTTTTTAATAAAGGAGACAGGCGATCACCTGCCGTATACTCAGCTATCACAATGATTATAGTTAAAAGAATAACGCTGCACTGATGTTTGTGCATCGTGTGTAAGTAATATAAGTTTGATTAGTTTCACCGATATGACGTTGATTAAtcggttataaaaattttggtcactaatttttttgcaatgtTAAAGAGTTGTAAAACTTTGACGAATAATGACAGTCAACTTTCAAGAATGGCCGTAGTTCAGTCTTATTTTAGAATGAGTCCTCGGATCTCCCAACTGCCTCTGATAAAAGGACTTCATCATCTATCCCCACCTTGGCCTAAttgtcgttttatttttatagagTAGATTTCACATTGCTTACGGTTtcatgtatacgtgtattgTCTGGAGTGTGATTACAAAAAgcaatagaatttattacaagCTTGTATAGTGGAATGAAACGTTtgtttttccgaaaaaaaaattattacggaAAGCGGTATTTAATCGCTATTCAATTTCACTTCAAGTATTCAAAGAATACCAAGACATCAAAGCACAGGCTTAAACACATTCAAATTACAAATGCTGATAGAAATTTATACGGGCAGCTGTTAGTCTCAGATGTaacggaagaaaataaaaaataaggtGATAAAGATCTTGAAATAGTCTCACTTTGTACTATGAAAGCAACTCCACACTCTAACAGTTATTCATCGCTTCGTATTTTTTGCGACACTGAATCATGACCGGGAAATTATAATCGTTTTTTGGAAGGctgtttttcacagatttcTTTTTAGCTCCAAGAGCTATTCGAACGTTGACTTCcctatttaatttaaaaatgtcaGTGCCCGTGGGTGCTTAAGGAACTCTTTTACGGTTACATTTATCTGGTCTGATTCTTAATGCTCACACAACTGTATGTATGGTTGCAGCAAGCACGGCGCAAGTGGTCGATAATATACGCCGTAATACTTACGTGTTTTCGAATACATTTACTTATTACACGGTTCAAGTTGTCTAAAACTTTGAATATATTACAAGATTATTATCGGAGTCCGGCCGAAGTAATAagtattgaataattaaatgataattaaaatttctctAAAACTGCTCTGACTCCAGAAGAAAACCGCAGTTGAGTAAATATTGCATCACAATTGCGCTTACCGTTGACTATTTACGTTTAAACATAttcgtttggaaaaaaaagaattaaggAATGAGTTCCGTAATAGCAACGGTAAAAGCTATTTCGTTGCtatttcaatttcgttttGAATTCTTCGATGCTACTCTGACTGACATCGAATCCGCGATCAAAAGTGTCAAAAGTATCGTCGACCCGGTCTTTCGATAGGTCGAATTCGATTTTCGCCTTCAACTTCCTCTGTTTGGGACTGGCTCCGCTGGTACGTTTCCTCCGTTGTTGTTACTCGTGAAATCTCAAAATATCTACGATAAATAACATCCATCTAAACTTTTAAATGTCATTTGAATAGTATTCGAAGATCGATGTATCTGttaaattcaatatttcacaaaataaatcTATTATATCCGGTGATTCGTTGTTTTTAGGTTAGAGTGCCATCGCTTGTGGAATCTTGTCATGCCTCGCGAGTTTTGACGTGCCGATTGAACCGCTGCTAGGCTACAAACTGCTCCACGATATTTATAATCtcatatttatcatttttctgttCCTAGATTTCGAGCCATGGGTCGTGTAATTCGTGCTCAGCGTAAGGGAGCTGGATCAGTCTTCCGCTCCCACACCAAAAGGAGAAAGGGAGCGCCAAAACTCCGCTCGCTTGACTTCTCCGAACGTCATGGATACATCAAGGGTGTCGTTAAGGTAAGAGGCTATTCATTCTTTATGAAATACGCCGAAATTCGATTGCATAAAACACCAGTTGCTATTAAGTTCCTGGCATTTCGAACGGACGTAATCGCTTTGAGGTTATAATTCTGTTTATGTCTCACATCGACACAACGTGGTCAAAAAATCTGGAAAGCTAAGAACgcttgaaatttcaagtttagCTGCTGAATTGCTAAGTGATGAATCATTTCTCTTGAGAAATTCACTAGGTAGCATTCATGTTCTTGTTTCATCGTCTTACATCGTTGCGCCCCTAAGATTCATTTCTCTTTTTGCTGTGTACCAAACCCTAGGAAACTTGAAGAATTATAGACAGTAATAAGATCTACGCCAGGGCagatttgaataattctcGGCACtttaaaatctttgaaaatatcgTAACTTCAGATATTTTTCTAAACTATGTCAATTCTAATTAATGGCTTGGATGggatttattaattttcgatttaataGATTTTGAGTGTTTATCCATGTTTTTGGTATTTGCAGTCTGAAGTAtttgtaataacaataaactgCATGctcggtgaaatttatttaattaagaAAACTCACTTTTTTTGTAAAAGTTAGCAGTCTAGATTCTCATTGCTTGCGATGAATGTTTACATGAAACTATTAAGTCGGAGTACCTTAAAATCCgctgcattttttattttagttacATTGAAATACCAATATTTTATCTTAATATGTTTGTAGATATTGTAAGTATATGATGATTTCTAGTAATCCTACAACTGAAAGGTTATGAAGTGGAACACACTAGAGGCTCTTTCTGAAGCTCACTAGATTCAATCAATAGTTTAACACTTTGACACcccaatttattattcatcaatttcacatttttattctcagGACATTATCCACGACCCCGGCCGTGGTGCTCCATTGGCTGTAGTGCATTTCCGTGATCCATACAAATTTAAGACACGCAAAGAACTTTTCATCGCTCCCGAGGGCATGTACACTGGCCAGTTCCTTTACTGTGGAAAGAAGGGTAAATCGTTTGATCTTGTCCTAAGATATTAGTACTCAAAAGTTTGTTCTCTCATAATGTTTGACAAACAAAGCTGtaagaatgtttttttttgtgtttgaacTTCGAcaacttggaaaatttttggaatctcTTCAAGGACCAATTTTGATTCTGTTTTAATCTAGAGTTTTAAAGTGTACAATTGAAAACTGACATGATGAATTCTAGAATACCTACTGCCTAAGATTTTTGAGGAGTAACATCTAGAGGCTCTTTCTGAAGTATTCCATTAAGGATCTATAAACGGCTAAGATCAGGAAACTgttttgagtattttttaaatatgttaACAGCCAACCTCCAGATCGGCAACGTTATGCCTGTTGGAACAATGCCTGAAGGTACAATTGTCTGCAACTTGGAGGAGAAGACCGGTGACCGAGGTCGATTGGCACGTGCCTCCGGTAATTACGCCACCGTCATTGCTCACAATCCCGACACCAAGAAAACAAGAGTAAAGCTACCTTCTGGAGCTAAGAAAGTTATGCCTTCCAACAACAGAGCTATGGTCGGCATTGTTGCTGGTGGTGGTCGTATCGACAAACCAATCTTAAAGGCTGGACGTGCGTACCATAAGTACAAGGCCAAGAGGAACTGCTGGCCTAAGGTGAATTCAAAGAAACAATATTATCAACTGTTGCACTTTAGTTTATCTTGGCAATTGACGCATTTTATGAGCAATTTGATTGGAAAGGTTGTTTTTTCAAGGAAAGATAATCCATCGATCGTTAACGTTTACTCATCTTTAGATATTAAAACAACTTTCAAACGATATTCGCTCGAACCAAAGAACCAATGATCGAGAACTACTAAAATTCTTCATAGATGTTAtcgtgtatgaaaaaaatgtagatcatatatttataattactcGATGATGGTATGACATTTGAAACCTGAATCACAATACCGTGTGGACAAACACTAACTGAGGGTATAATCGTGTTGTTCAAATGTCTGTCGAACGGTAAATTTCAGTTTGCtaaacatatttatttcacatttagGTTCGTGGTGTGGCTATGAACCCCGTTGAACATCCTCACGGTGGTGGTAATCACCAGCATATTGGTAAGGCGTCTACTGTCAAGCGAGGAACCAGCGCCGGACGTAAGGTCGGTCTGATTGCTGCTCGTCGTACCGGTAGGATCAGGGGAGGAAAGACCGACACCAAGAAGGACGATTAGATTAAACGCTAATTTCCTGCAAGgtgtaaattatacaataaaatgaaaaaacaaactactaataaaaattgtaaataatttacgTAATTCTTCCCTGCTTGAGAAATCGCATTTAATTTCCGACGTGTTCAAATATAATAGACAAACTCAATTATCGTGTACAAAAAACCCTTACCAGCCATCAGGTAAACTCATAGTAAggcaataatttttgtaatgttGAATTTTGAGAATGAATTTTGACTGTTCTGGGAATGGACGTATTTTCGATCCAAAAACGATGTTCAAAATTGTCggtaaaatttcttgaaaatgcAATTGATTCTGGTTCGTTATATTCTATGTCGAGTTGCAGCTGTACTAGCGATGTGTTGGTAATAAAGTTGGTCAAAATATAAAGCACGAGTTAAAAAACGTCAAGTTTTTAATAATAGAACTTTATTCATTATAGCAAAGATTTAAATCAACGAAATCCACAGACGCGATAAttgttaaaagaaaatatcgcATCTAATTTAAAATTCGATAAGACCGAAGTGTTTTCTTTTATGCATCTTAGAACAATGACTAGTGCAGGAACTTATGGTGTAAGATGTGAGCTGATTCTGGGTatcaagataaaaaattaaatttgtaatattatgTGCAAACATATTGCAATGCTGAAATGACAATCTAATTGTCTATTATTTCAGGATTTTGAATATGACTTGGCGATTTTATTCAATGAAGCTAGactaatattattttatcgtCTATTGCTTCCATCTCTGTGAAATATTGCGTGGTATTAGCTAATACTTGATCTAGATTTCGGTTCTTGACACGAAACATTCCTTCTAATTTAACTGGTGAATAAGACGCGACTTATCCTAGTTGTTCACCCTTGTGAATACTGAAAACGTATCGCGAAATAGGTACAAATAACTGTTAATGTGGCCTATTTTGCAGTGAAAGCATTGGAGAGAATCTCAAAATCTTTCTATCGCAAATTATTGTCATACAATTTAATGTATTAATTAAAACTTGGCATCAAATTGATTCATTGGAAAACAAAGATGGATGTAACAAACATTCTTCTGAAATATAGATCGAATTTGAGTGTTCACGCGGTACTAGATGAGTATTGAAAATCAGCCGCGAGTTTCGAACTAGTTTCGACATTTGCTAATCCAGAATCAAGTACTTCTATCTGGTCCACTGAACTCTTGATCCGGACCactaaaatataataatactttATTTCAGGGGCCtaattcagatttattttttagccGTGAAAAGAAGATTTGCCGTTTAAAGCTGTCTTCTGATTGATCCAGATAGCGCATATCACTGTTTTCATATGTCAGCCATTCAGAATCAGGATCCAGGTCCCAGGATCCTGATTCTGACTGATTTTCCACTCCTGAAAGCGGTGATAAGCGTCATCTCGACCAATGAGAAGGCATCTTTAAACCGAAATGCTTTTCTCACGAGTGAAAAATGAGTCAAAATCCACTCTAGCGATCCGGACTGTTTTCGGCATAAAGCTTTTCGGACATTTTGATATCCCTGAACCAGCGTTCTAGAACCGAGGTGGCGCTACTGGGCAATCGCTCGTTTAGGCCAATCACAATGGATTATTGCCAGCTACTAGTAACTAATAAGAAGCATCCGTAAGAAAATCTCGTTGCTCAATACCGTTGGGAAGAACACGAGCGTTGACTGACGCCCGCGGCCGAAATCGCCTCAGTAATTCATGCGGAACCCGGTTGAGTTGAGTGAATAGCGTCATCCTTAGCGTCATATTGGCAAGCGGAAGCGCTGTTTCGGCCATTTTGAGTATCGCCGcagccatttttttttgcgtCGACGTCAAGCGGAGTCAGGCCTTTGTGTCAGGGCAGGCGGCCAGTGTAACTTGGCTGGAGTATCTTTTGTgcgagaaaaattgttttttgagATAGATTGAGCCGAGTTTCTACGCGAGAGCCACGAAACCTACGTATCGAGACGGAGTAATATGAGTAATGCAGCCAACCAGAATGGATCAGGTCTAGAGCAGCAGGTAATCAAACAATCCCATAAATTATTTGTCACATTCTATTCATCGCGGTTCCTATTCACTCGATGCCATGCACACCGAGTCTTGTCCCATGCCGAATTTTTGCCACTCTTCTCTTCGCTCTCGTTCTCGATATTGAGTTTTCTGGATGTGTGGCCGAATTTCGCGAGCTTTTGCGCCTCCGGGTACTGAGAAGAAAGCCTAATTAACGGATTTCTAATTTTCTGCAAAAATTACATGACATCCTCTTGGGATAATGGCGGCCAACGATTCCTAGAACGGCATAGGTAACTTACCTCGTTTCATTGACGAGACATATCGAATACACGGCAATACGTGGTCTAGACTTCGTCTGGCTTTACAACGTGACGGGAATATAATtagtcgataaaaaaaaaaaaaaaaaaaaaaaaccccaccTTTCTCCggtgatattattttttccttgtcGCACATTCTCTTCATTCGGAAAATCCGTTATAACATGCGTAATGATCGTGATCTAGAATTATCATGAAATCTTTCTGATTTTCGTACGATGGATGattattcatcattttgtTAAATCCCTTCTATATACGTACGACTCACCTAGCCGCCGTCATTTCCGCGTAAAGATCTCTTATCGTGTGTAATTACACACTCAACTTGTGATTGAATCCTCAAACAGTACTTTTCCAATGAATCATACCAAGCCTTCTGTAACTGCATGTGTAAACCGTGGgaacacacacgcacacacatacatgcTTAAACGTGTAGATATCCGGATGTCTTAGCGATTACTTCTGGAA
Proteins encoded in this region:
- the LOC107217373 gene encoding 60S ribosomal protein L8, which translates into the protein MGRVIRAQRKGAGSVFRSHTKRRKGAPKLRSLDFSERHGYIKGVVKDIIHDPGRGAPLAVVHFRDPYKFKTRKELFIAPEGMYTGQFLYCGKKANLQIGNVMPVGTMPEGTIVCNLEEKTGDRGRLARASGNYATVIAHNPDTKKTRVKLPSGAKKVMPSNNRAMVGIVAGGGRIDKPILKAGRAYHKYKAKRNCWPKVRGVAMNPVEHPHGGGNHQHIGKASTVKRGTSAGRKVGLIAARRTGRIRGGKTDTKKDD